The following proteins come from a genomic window of Kitasatospora sp. NBC_01246:
- a CDS encoding DEAD/DEAH box helicase, with protein MNRSSHSSYQNANSRSSTGSRSGGSSFYGDRPAGGRYSSGSRGSRQGSSPQGEFAMPVSTTPALPAVEAFDELDMPKALLSVLTRQGVTAPFPIQAATLPNSLAGRDVLGRGRTGSGKTIAFGLAVLARTAGRKAEPRRPLALVLVPTRELAQQVTDALTPYAHAVRLRMATVVGGMSIGRQAQTLNRGAEVVVATPGRLKDLIQRGDCQLDGVGITVLDEADQMADMGFLPQVTELLEQVAEGCQTMLFSATLDRNVDRLVRRFLKDPVTHSVDPSAGAVSTMEHHVLHVQSFDKNATIAHIASRDGGVIMFIDTKHGADRLVDELLANGVKAAALHGGKSQPQRTRTLEQFRTGQVTALIATNVAARGIHVDGLDLVVNLDPPNDHKDYLHRGGRTARAGESGTVVTLVLPNQRREMTRMMTTAAITPVTTRVTAGDEELSRITGARVPTGIPTVIADPVAERPRRSASTSRGRRGRPASGSGDTRSAAGRDNRGTSGRRRAPARVALAA; from the coding sequence ATGAACCGCTCCAGTCACTCGTCGTACCAGAACGCCAACTCCCGCTCCTCCACGGGCTCCCGCTCCGGCGGCAGCTCCTTCTACGGCGACCGGCCCGCCGGCGGCCGGTACTCCTCCGGCAGCCGGGGCTCCCGTCAGGGCTCGTCCCCGCAGGGCGAGTTCGCGATGCCGGTCAGCACCACCCCGGCCCTGCCGGCCGTCGAAGCGTTCGACGAGCTGGACATGCCGAAGGCGCTGCTGTCGGTGCTCACCCGCCAGGGCGTCACCGCGCCGTTCCCGATCCAGGCCGCGACGCTCCCGAACTCGCTGGCCGGCCGCGACGTCCTCGGACGAGGCCGCACCGGCTCCGGCAAGACCATCGCCTTCGGCCTCGCCGTCCTGGCCCGCACCGCCGGACGCAAAGCCGAGCCGCGCCGCCCGCTGGCCCTGGTCCTGGTCCCCACCCGCGAACTCGCCCAGCAGGTCACCGATGCCCTCACCCCCTACGCCCACGCGGTGCGCCTGCGGATGGCGACCGTGGTCGGCGGGATGTCGATCGGCCGCCAGGCCCAGACACTGAACCGCGGTGCCGAGGTCGTGGTAGCCACCCCCGGGCGGCTCAAGGACCTGATCCAGCGCGGCGACTGCCAGCTCGACGGCGTCGGCATCACGGTGCTCGACGAGGCCGACCAGATGGCCGACATGGGCTTCCTGCCGCAGGTCACCGAGCTCCTTGAGCAGGTCGCCGAGGGCTGCCAGACGATGCTCTTCTCCGCCACCCTGGACCGCAACGTCGACCGGCTGGTGCGGCGCTTCCTCAAGGACCCGGTCACCCACTCGGTGGACCCGTCCGCCGGAGCGGTCAGCACCATGGAGCACCACGTGCTGCACGTCCAGAGCTTCGACAAGAACGCCACGATCGCCCACATCGCGTCGCGCGACGGCGGGGTGATCATGTTCATCGACACCAAGCACGGCGCGGACCGCCTGGTCGACGAGCTGCTCGCCAACGGCGTGAAGGCCGCGGCCCTGCACGGCGGCAAGTCCCAGCCCCAGCGCACCCGCACCCTGGAGCAGTTCCGCACCGGCCAGGTCACCGCCCTGATCGCGACCAACGTGGCCGCCCGGGGCATCCACGTCGACGGCCTGGACCTGGTCGTCAACCTGGACCCGCCGAACGACCACAAGGACTACCTCCACCGGGGCGGGCGCACCGCCCGCGCCGGCGAGTCCGGCACCGTCGTCACGCTGGTGCTGCCCAACCAGCGCCGCGAGATGACCCGGATGATGACCACCGCCGCCATCACCCCCGTCACCACCCGGGTCACCGCCGGCGACGAGGAACTGTCCCGCATCACCGGCGCCCGCGTGCCCACCGGCATCCCCACCGTGATCGCCGACCCCGTCGCCGAACGCCCCCGCCGCAGCGCGTCCACCAGCCGTGGCCGCCGTGGCCGCCCTGCAAGCGGCTCCGGCGACACCCGGTCTGCCGCCGGCCGCGACAACCGGGGCACCTCCGGCCGCCGCCGCGCGCCCGCGCGCGTGGCCCTCGCCGCGTAG